One genomic segment of Sminthopsis crassicaudata isolate SCR6 chromosome 4, ASM4859323v1, whole genome shotgun sequence includes these proteins:
- the LOC141541483 gene encoding uncharacterized protein LOC141541483, whose protein sequence is MADTCFSGPCVPTASAVSVCSSDISCGSNRVCLPSSCTGSSWQLDDCPESCCEPGCCSAPCCPAPCCPAPCCPALCCTPASCLTLVCRPVCCVPATCQAACEPGPCQAVCTSCCSPSCCHQSCCQPTGCGSSCCQQSCCPAPCCTASPCSVQSCCCVPVCYKPSCCISLPVCCKPSCCRPACCMSLVCRPMCGPVSCCAPVSCRPSCCVPTSSSSCCCAPSCCPATPCCRPASCVSLVCRPACCKPACCAPSCSQKSCC, encoded by the coding sequence ATGGCAGACACCTGTTTCTCCGGGCCTTGTGTTCCCACGGCCTCGGCCGTCTCGGTCTGTTCCAGTGACATAAGCTGTGGCAGCAACAGAGTCTGCTTGCCCAGTTCTTGCACCGGCTCTTCCTGGCAGCTGGACGACTGCCCAGAGAGCTGTTGTGAACCTGGCTGCTGCAGCGCCCCCTGCTGCCCGGCCCCCTGCTGCCCGGCCCCCTGCTGCCCGGCCCTCTGCTGCACGCCGGCCTCCTGCCTGACCCTCGTGTGCCGGCCAGTCTGCTGCGTGCCCGCCACCTGCCAGGCGGCCTGTGAACCCGGCCCCTGCCAGGCCGTCTGTACCTCCTGCTGCTCGCCATCCTGCTGCCATCAGTCTTGCTGCCAGCCCACGGGCTGCGGGTCTTCCTGCTGCCAGCAGTCCTGCTGCCCAGCCCCTTGCTGCACTGCCTCTCCCTGCTCGGTGCAGTCCTGCTGCTGCGTCCCTGTGTGCTATAAGCCCAGCTGCTGCATCTCCCTGCCTGTGTGCTGCAAGCCCAGCTGCTGCCGCCCGGCCTGCTGCATGTCCCTCGTGTGCCGCCCCATGTGCGGCCCGGTCTCCTGCTGCGCGCCCGTCTCCTGCAGACCCTCTTGCTGCGTCCCCACGTCCTCCTCCTCTTGCTGCTGCGCACCCTCCTGCTGCCCGGCCACCCCCTGCTGCCGCCCCGCCTCCTGCGTGTCCCTGGTCTGCCGGCCCGCCTGCTGCAAGCCCGCCTGCTGCGCCCCCAGCTGCAGCCAGAAATCTTGCTGCTGA